Genomic DNA from Anaerolineales bacterium:
AAAGCTTCAGCGCTTGCCCGTCGTCGACAAGGACGGGCGCTTGGCGGGGATGCTGAGCCGGGTCGACGTGCTGCGCACCGTTGTGGAAAACCGGCCGCCGGCGCACGCGCCCGTCGTCCGTCCGGGTCCGGCGCAAACCGTCGGGGAGATCATGGATCCGGACGTACCGGTCGTTCCGCCTGACGCCGGCTTGGCCGACATCGTCGAGAAAATGGTTTCCTCGGACCTGAAACGGGTGATCGTCATCGACGCGGAAGGGAGAGCGGCGGGAATCATCAACGACGGCGACCTGGTGGCCCGGGTGGAGGCGGGGGCGAGGCAGGGCTTGTTGGATCGCCTGATGCGGCGATCGAAGGATGCCGAGCTTCCGAACGCCACGGCGGCGGAACTAATGACCCCGTCGGTCCTAACCGGCCCGGAAGATACGCCCGTGGCCGAGGCGATCGCGAAGATGCTGGAGCAGAAGCGCAAGCGGTTCGTCGTCGTGGACGATGCCGGCAAGCCGATCGGGATCGTCGACCGCCAGATGCTGCTGCACGCGGTTGCGGGAGGAGAATAATACACATCGAGAAGATTTATAAACGCCCGCGGGTTTCCAAAAGCCGCTGATCACCCGACGAACCCGGGTTCATTGCCATTTCGATAAACACCCCGTTTCACCGGACACAGTATCCCCTGGATGAGAAAAACCGCCGAAAGCCGAAAAAGTCTCCGCTCTTAAACCCGCCGCTTATGGCGACGGGCACACTCAAACGGCCCCAACGGGGGAGGGATTCTTCCGCTCCTCAATTCCCGTCCGCAGGCAACGAGCGGGCCGGTTCCATCCATCCCATTCCGCCCCTCCCGTGATGGCTGCCGGCTGCAGAGCGAATCCGCCATCCCGCCCCCCCGCTTCCCATGCCACGGGAAGCGGGGAAGATGGCAGGGGCAGGGCGGGACGGCGCCCGCCGCCGCGCCGGCGCGATGCTTCCGCGGCCCGTCCCGCGGCCCGGGCCGATTTCACAATCATCGCCCGGCGGCCGCTCGATGGAAAAATCTAAATCTAAAAATCCCGTAACTGCTCACCCCCGAAAAATCTGAGTCAAATGTCATATGGAAAAGGAGTCAACCGACTCTATTAATTTTTCTTGAAAATAAGGCAAAATAGTGGGGATGAACCAAAAAGGAATATTCATCCCCACCGAAACTGAAGTCCGCGCCGCCTATCACGAGGGCGAGGAGGCGGTCGTCTCGTTGTTTCAAAGGGTGACCGAAACAATCTCTCGGTTAGTGGATCGGATCCAGGCACTGGAAGACCGTTTGGAGATGAACAGCAGCAACAGCCACAAGCCGCCCTCCGGCGATATATTCGACAAACCCTCACCGAAAAGCCGGCGAAAACGTCACAAGCGGAAAAGCGGCGGTCAGCCGGGACATGCGGGGAACACCCTGGATTTGACGGCGAATCCGGATCGGATCATTTCACATGCGGTGCTGCGATGCCGACGGTGCGGGAGCGGGCTGAAAGAGGCAGCGGTCCAGGACGAGGAGAGGCGGCAGGTATTCGATATCCCGCCGGTGAAACTGGAAGTGACCGAGCACCGGGCCGAGATCAAGATCTGTCCGCATTGCGGGGCGAGGAACAAAGCGGACTTTCCGGGGGATGTGTCGCAAACGGTCGGATATGGGCCGGAAT
This window encodes:
- a CDS encoding IS66 family transposase, coding for MNQKGIFIPTETEVRAAYHEGEEAVVSLFQRVTETISRLVDRIQALEDRLEMNSSNSHKPPSGDIFDKPSPKSRRKRHKRKSGGQPGHAGNTLDLTANPDRIISHAVLRCRRCGSGLKEAAVQDEERRQVFDIPPVKLEVTEHRAEIKICPHCGARNKADFPGDVSQTVGYGPEFKARVAYLKDYQFVAVERICELMEDFYGHRPSEAMVLGIGLEGAEKVSEVQEAVRQYLRDREPVTHNDETGLRIEGKTSWLHTVSSEFLTYYGVYACRGREAMDAMGILGFRKGIVMHDCWKPYFTYTDAVHALCNVHLLRELAFIQERYGQAWAENMMGLLLEMKRSADK